In the Methanococcoides methylutens genome, one interval contains:
- the cysD gene encoding sulfate adenylyltransferase subunit CysD, giving the protein MVTTEESYRLSNLKTLEAESIGIIREVAAEFENPVMLYSVGKDSSVMAHLAIKAFYPKKVPFPLLHVDTGYKFPEMYEFRDYYTKKHNLDLKVHRNEEALKKGINPLTVGTVKCCAELKTKALLDGLNEGGYDAAFGGARRDEEKSRAKERIYSFRDKHGQWNPKDQKPELWNLFNSKIDPGESIRVFPLSNWTELDIWTYIYHENIEIVPLYFAKKRPVIEKHGQLIPVYTDEHEEEVKEVMCRFRTLGCHYCTGAVRSEADTLPKIIEEMMVARHSERITRVIDHDQDSSMEQKKKEGYF; this is encoded by the coding sequence ATGGTCACTACGGAAGAATCTTATCGGCTTTCAAATTTAAAGACACTTGAAGCGGAAAGCATAGGCATTATCAGAGAAGTCGCTGCAGAATTTGAAAATCCAGTGATGTTGTATTCGGTAGGGAAGGACTCATCAGTAATGGCCCATCTTGCGATCAAGGCCTTTTATCCGAAAAAAGTGCCTTTCCCTTTATTGCATGTTGACACCGGATACAAGTTTCCTGAAATGTACGAATTCAGGGATTATTATACAAAAAAACACAACCTTGACCTGAAGGTTCACAGGAACGAAGAAGCCCTCAAAAAAGGGATAAATCCACTTACGGTGGGGACGGTCAAATGTTGTGCCGAGCTTAAAACAAAAGCACTCCTTGATGGTTTAAATGAAGGTGGCTATGATGCAGCTTTTGGAGGTGCCCGGAGAGATGAGGAGAAATCAAGGGCAAAGGAAAGGATCTATTCGTTCCGCGACAAGCATGGACAGTGGAATCCGAAGGACCAGAAACCTGAGCTGTGGAACCTCTTTAATTCAAAGATCGATCCGGGAGAATCCATAAGGGTGTTCCCGCTTTCGAATTGGACCGAACTTGATATCTGGACATATATCTACCATGAAAATATTGAGATCGTTCCTCTTTACTTTGCAAAGAAAAGACCGGTTATTGAGAAGCATGGTCAGCTAATTCCGGTTTATACGGATGAGCATGAGGAAGAGGTCAAGGAAGTCATGTGCCGCTTCAGGACACTGGGGTGCCATTACTGTACAGGTGCAGTAAGATCAGAGGCAGACACTTTGCCGAAGATCATTGAAGAGATGATGGTTGCCCGCCATTCCGAGCGTATTACAAGGGTGATAGACCACGATCAGGATAGCTCCATGGAGCAAAAGAAGAAGGAGGGATACTTTTGA
- a CDS encoding 4Fe-4S binding protein has translation MGNKTINYDRLKQGGFLRQRQKEDLFSMRLRVVGGQLTADQLRALADASEKYGKGEVHITARQGLEISYIPFDDAENLLDELENRNVRQGTCGPRVRGVVACQGNLICPRGLIDAEDIAKKIDEKYFAMELPGKFKFAVTGCPSSCMKPQENDLGVMGGLEPKWVEDKCTYCGLCQTVCPVDAIKVEDGALHFYRGKCNLCGQCLLICPTEAWIKAREGYTVYIGGKVGKHPRLGIRLTELVDEDTLFRIIERSVEFFKIEATSGERFGDTIQRVGLEEFKAFVLE, from the coding sequence ATGGGTAATAAGACTATCAACTATGACAGGCTCAAACAGGGCGGTTTTCTTCGACAGAGGCAGAAGGAAGACCTTTTCTCAATGCGACTTCGTGTTGTCGGAGGTCAGCTGACCGCCGATCAGCTTCGGGCACTCGCTGACGCTTCTGAGAAGTATGGCAAGGGTGAGGTTCACATAACTGCACGACAGGGACTTGAGATCTCATATATTCCTTTTGATGATGCAGAGAACCTTCTTGACGAACTCGAGAACAGAAATGTTCGCCAGGGTACCTGTGGTCCGAGAGTTCGTGGAGTAGTTGCCTGCCAGGGGAATCTCATCTGTCCGCGTGGACTGATCGATGCAGAGGATATCGCAAAAAAGATCGATGAGAAGTACTTTGCCATGGAACTTCCCGGCAAGTTCAAATTTGCAGTTACAGGCTGTCCATCATCATGTATGAAACCACAGGAGAACGACCTTGGTGTAATGGGTGGACTTGAACCAAAATGGGTAGAGGATAAATGTACTTATTGTGGTCTCTGCCAAACAGTATGTCCAGTAGATGCGATCAAGGTTGAGGATGGAGCCCTACACTTTTACAGGGGCAAATGCAACCTGTGTGGTCAGTGTCTCCTGATATGCCCAACTGAGGCATGGATCAAGGCAAGAGAAGGGTACACTGTATACATTGGCGGCAAGGTTGGGAAGCATCCAAGGCTTGGTATCAGACTAACCGAGCTTGTAGACGAAGATACTCTGTTCAGGATCATTGAGAGGTCTGTGGAGTTCTTCAAAATAGAAGCAACTTCAGGAGAACGATTTGGAGATACTATCCAGCGTGTAGGGCTTGAAGAGTTCAAGGCCTTTGTGCTGGAATAA
- a CDS encoding phosphoadenylyl-sulfate reductase, translating to MLIITVSPNTSSRSQENEIMPEKDPEIIKEIEQFAEDYKDSSPQEILEYALNRFGSGISIAFSGAEDVVLIDMAMKIKAQVSVFSLDTGRLHPETYKFFDLVREHYNIPLEIFFANREKTEELVLKKGMFSFYKDGHQECCGARKVDPLRRSLSKRAAWITGQRKDQSPNTRAEIPVAEFDLAFGDGRLVKFNPLANWTSKQVWDYIRENDVPYNELHEKGYVSIGCEPCTRPVLPGQHEREGRWWWEEATKKECGLHSGNVRSQSQKSKSRFQ from the coding sequence ATGCTTATAATCACAGTTTCTCCTAATACTTCATCAAGATCACAGGAAAACGAGATCATGCCAGAAAAGGATCCGGAAATAATAAAAGAGATCGAACAATTTGCTGAAGATTATAAAGACAGTTCTCCGCAGGAGATTCTTGAGTATGCACTGAACAGGTTTGGCTCAGGCATATCTATTGCATTCAGTGGTGCTGAGGATGTTGTGCTCATTGATATGGCAATGAAGATCAAGGCACAAGTCAGTGTATTTTCACTTGATACAGGTCGTTTGCACCCTGAAACCTACAAGTTCTTCGACTTGGTGCGGGAGCATTATAATATCCCACTGGAGATCTTCTTTGCTAACAGGGAAAAGACCGAAGAACTTGTCCTCAAAAAGGGTATGTTCTCATTCTACAAGGATGGTCATCAGGAATGTTGTGGTGCCAGGAAGGTCGACCCACTAAGACGCTCCCTTAGCAAGAGAGCTGCATGGATCACAGGCCAGCGTAAAGACCAGAGTCCTAACACGCGCGCAGAAATACCTGTAGCTGAATTTGATCTGGCATTTGGTGACGGTAGACTTGTGAAGTTCAATCCTCTGGCCAACTGGACCTCCAAACAGGTTTGGGATTACATAAGGGAAAACGATGTCCCATACAACGAACTCCATGAGAAGGGATATGTCAGCATTGGTTGTGAACCATGTACCAGACCTGTACTGCCTGGACAGCATGAACGTGAAGGACGCTGGTGGTGGGAAGAAGCAACCAAGAAAGAATGTGGACTTCATTCAGGAAATGTCAGATCACAGTCTCAAAAATCAAAATCAAGATTTCAATAA
- a CDS encoding ABC transporter substrate-binding protein has product MMKLRIGHLSTIYHTSFILMGTDWLKNAGIEPEWKLYGGGPAIVRAFENNDLDIGYIGLPPAMIGIDHGLKIKCIAGGHVEGTVMIATAEFLTLEECRNERTLFLEQFKGYTIACPPAGSIHDVIIRNYIKETGLENDIDVLNYEWADMIPEAIADGEIKAAVGTPSLAVVAKRYCDAKIVIQPEKLWPDNPSYGIVATSEMIENSPEILLKFIELHENACELIRENTEEAASIVAKTIEIIDADFVNDMYKVSPKYSASISEEYIKSTMRFVDVLNELGYISKELEEKDIFNLRFVEELGL; this is encoded by the coding sequence ATGATGAAATTAAGGATAGGACACCTTTCAACCATATACCATACCTCATTCATACTGATGGGAACGGACTGGCTTAAAAACGCAGGCATAGAACCTGAGTGGAAACTTTATGGAGGAGGGCCTGCAATTGTCCGAGCGTTTGAGAACAACGACCTTGATATCGGATATATCGGACTTCCTCCTGCTATGATAGGAATAGATCACGGTTTGAAGATCAAGTGCATTGCAGGCGGTCACGTTGAAGGGACAGTGATGATCGCTACTGCCGAATTCCTTACGCTGGAAGAATGCAGGAACGAACGGACACTTTTTTTGGAGCAATTTAAAGGATACACAATAGCCTGTCCGCCGGCAGGTTCTATCCATGACGTGATCATCAGGAATTATATCAAAGAAACAGGTCTTGAGAATGATATTGATGTCCTCAACTACGAATGGGCTGATATGATCCCCGAAGCAATAGCAGACGGAGAGATCAAAGCTGCAGTCGGAACACCATCCCTAGCTGTTGTGGCAAAGAGATACTGTGATGCAAAGATAGTGATCCAGCCTGAAAAACTGTGGCCTGACAATCCAAGTTACGGCATAGTTGCAACCTCTGAGATGATCGAGAACTCACCAGAGATTCTTTTGAAGTTCATAGAATTGCATGAAAATGCCTGTGAGCTCATTCGTGAGAATACCGAAGAGGCAGCAAGCATTGTCGCCAAGACGATTGAGATCATTGATGCAGATTTCGTGAACGATATGTATAAAGTATCACCAAAATACTCAGCAAGCATATCAGAAGAATATATCAAGTCTACGATGAGATTTGTAGATGTACTGAACGAACTCGGATATATCTCAAAGGAACTTGAGGAAAAGGATATCTTCAACCTTCGGTTTGTTGAAGAATTAGGACTTTGA
- a CDS encoding inorganic phosphate transporter — MIIALAAIASAIFMGINIGGNNAAAAMGAAYGARARTKRQAVILIAIFSLLGAVLSGEEVIRTLGEGIVPGNTITLTAAIIATSAAAISLFIGNILKIPISASQSAVGAIVGIGIFYGVLDTQLLSQIVGWWIATPLLAFVLAYLSGKYIHPRLVVWLVEHESEAQIRSTIAKLLTVTGCYVAYSAGANNAANAVGPLVGAGFMDPTTGAVIGGLTLGIGAILIGGRILQTVGTDIAEICTIRAIFIEAIAAIIVHGASHYGIPVALGQLVPAAVIGIGCASKGMDTIKNKTVRRIVVMWVTSPLVAGLIAYTAISLVS, encoded by the coding sequence ATGATCATAGCACTGGCTGCCATTGCATCTGCGATCTTCATGGGGATCAACATTGGCGGGAACAATGCAGCCGCTGCCATGGGAGCAGCATATGGTGCACGAGCCCGTACCAAAAGACAGGCAGTAATATTAATTGCAATATTTTCCCTGCTTGGCGCTGTACTTAGTGGAGAGGAGGTCATCAGGACCCTAGGTGAGGGAATTGTTCCCGGCAATACAATAACCCTTACTGCAGCCATCATTGCAACAAGTGCAGCTGCCATCAGCCTGTTCATCGGAAACATACTGAAGATCCCTATATCAGCCAGTCAGTCAGCTGTAGGAGCTATTGTCGGAATTGGCATATTCTACGGGGTACTCGATACACAGCTGCTTTCACAGATCGTGGGTTGGTGGATAGCCACACCGTTACTTGCATTCGTGCTTGCGTACCTTTCCGGCAAATATATTCACCCCAGGCTTGTGGTCTGGCTTGTGGAACATGAATCTGAAGCACAGATAAGAAGCACTATTGCAAAACTCCTGACTGTGACCGGTTGTTATGTTGCTTATTCAGCAGGTGCGAACAATGCTGCAAATGCTGTTGGTCCTCTTGTGGGAGCAGGATTTATGGATCCGACAACCGGAGCTGTTATCGGGGGTCTTACACTTGGCATTGGAGCTATACTGATAGGTGGCCGTATCCTCCAGACGGTCGGAACGGATATAGCAGAGATCTGTACGATCCGTGCGATCTTCATTGAAGCAATCGCAGCGATCATAGTACACGGTGCATCCCATTACGGCATTCCTGTGGCACTTGGCCAGTTAGTACCTGCAGCTGTTATTGGTATTGGATGTGCCAGTAAAGGTATGGATACAATAAAGAACAAAACGGTAAGACGTATTGTAGTTATGTGGGTAACATCCCCACTGGTAGCAGGTCTGATAGCATATACTGCTATCAGTCTTGTTTCCTGA
- the cysN gene encoding sulfate adenylyltransferase subunit CysN: MKGSDSLIEKNQNIDLLRFATAGSVDDGKSTLIGRLLYDSKSIFEDQLNLIKTFSKAHRNQDIDYSLVTDGLKSEREQGITIDVSYRFFSTPKRRFIITDTPGHEQYTRNMATGASNASLALILIDARNGVVTQTKRHSFISSLLGIRNFVVAVNKMDLVDYSEEVFENIVGEFNAFADKLSDESIYYIPISALKGDNVIERSANMPWYQGSTLLDYLENVSVSGGHNLIDFRFPIQYVNWGGGDDFRGYCGTISSGVIHKGDEVRVLPSGKTSNISRIVTYDGDLDHAFAPMAVTLCLEDDIDISRGDMVAKVDDLPVIAGSLEVNIVWMDSAPMEIGKDYLIKHTTSTVKGNFSEVIHEYDPEDISMKPSEVLSLNEIGKVKVELKAPIFADIYSENKITGSFIVIDPHTNQTAAAGMILKCKQVSPDKACKAVTARVIRYPGGKKEEAKANYDRLSMKGTHCIYVDDDLLQETLCKGVPVDSDQYSDTIEDLCKIVTSSGVSVVLCSDHLSS, from the coding sequence TTGAAGGGTTCTGACTCTTTGATTGAAAAAAATCAGAACATTGATCTATTACGGTTTGCCACTGCAGGTAGTGTTGATGATGGTAAATCAACCCTTATCGGGAGATTATTATACGATTCAAAATCAATATTTGAGGATCAACTGAATTTAATTAAGACATTCTCGAAAGCTCATAGGAACCAGGATATTGATTATTCCCTGGTAACTGATGGCCTTAAATCAGAAAGAGAGCAGGGAATTACAATTGATGTCTCATACAGGTTTTTCTCGACTCCAAAAAGGCGCTTTATTATTACCGATACTCCAGGGCATGAGCAATATACAAGAAATATGGCTACAGGTGCATCAAATGCATCACTTGCCCTGATCCTCATTGATGCCAGGAACGGAGTTGTGACACAGACAAAACGGCACTCATTTATCTCATCCCTTCTTGGTATCCGGAACTTTGTGGTTGCAGTTAATAAAATGGATCTGGTAGATTATTCAGAAGAAGTGTTTGAGAATATTGTAGGCGAGTTTAATGCCTTTGCTGATAAGTTATCGGATGAATCAATTTATTACATACCCATAAGTGCCCTCAAAGGTGACAATGTCATCGAACGAAGCGCGAATATGCCTTGGTATCAGGGTTCAACATTACTTGATTATCTGGAGAACGTAAGTGTATCCGGTGGTCACAACCTCATTGATTTCAGGTTCCCGATCCAGTATGTTAACTGGGGAGGCGGCGATGATTTCAGAGGGTATTGTGGTACAATATCTTCAGGCGTGATTCACAAGGGCGATGAGGTAAGGGTTCTTCCTTCGGGAAAAACCAGTAATATCTCAAGGATCGTCACCTATGATGGGGACCTCGATCATGCCTTTGCTCCCATGGCAGTGACCCTCTGTCTTGAGGATGACATTGACATAAGCCGCGGTGATATGGTCGCAAAGGTTGATGATCTTCCTGTAATTGCCGGAAGTCTGGAGGTAAACATAGTATGGATGGATAGCGCTCCCATGGAGATCGGGAAAGATTATTTGATCAAGCATACTACCAGCACGGTGAAAGGAAATTTCTCAGAAGTAATTCATGAATATGATCCTGAAGATATCAGCATGAAACCTTCGGAAGTTTTGAGCTTAAATGAGATCGGAAAAGTTAAGGTCGAGTTAAAGGCCCCGATATTTGCCGATATTTACTCTGAGAACAAGATCACGGGTTCATTTATTGTGATCGATCCTCACACCAACCAGACTGCTGCTGCGGGAATGATCCTGAAATGCAAACAGGTATCTCCTGACAAAGCATGCAAAGCGGTAACGGCCAGAGTTATTAGATATCCGGGAGGTAAAAAGGAAGAGGCAAAGGCCAATTATGACCGCCTTTCCATGAAGGGTACACATTGCATCTATGTAGATGATGATCTGCTACAGGAAACCCTTTGCAAAGGAGTCCCGGTTGACAGTGATCAATATTCCGACACAATTGAGGATCTGTGCAAGATCGTTACGAGCTCAGGTGTGTCTGTGGTCTTGTGCTCTGATCATTTGAGCAGTTGA
- a CDS encoding DNA alkylation repair protein produces MEQNSDEQTKISSSRVFKEKIKCYGVYVAAVRKIANEHFKSISGKTKPEIFSLCEELLRSDYIEEAFIAFEWSYSLRNQYEPEDFEVFERWIGDYVNNWAKCDILCNHTLGSFIEMYPQYIGSLKTWAGSDNRWFRRAAAVTLILPARRGDLLDDVLEIADLLLTDKDDLVQKGYGWMLKEASRKHLNEIFDYVMRNKENMPRTALRYAIEKFPEELRKSAMEKEMKKINSKS; encoded by the coding sequence CTGGAACAAAACTCTGATGAACAAACAAAGATAAGTTCCTCACGTGTTTTTAAAGAAAAAATAAAGTGTTATGGTGTGTATGTTGCTGCAGTCAGGAAAATAGCAAATGAGCATTTTAAAAGCATATCCGGCAAAACCAAGCCGGAGATATTTTCTTTATGTGAGGAACTTCTGAGGTCGGATTACATTGAGGAAGCCTTCATCGCATTCGAATGGTCATATAGTTTGAGAAATCAGTATGAACCTGAGGATTTCGAAGTTTTTGAAAGGTGGATTGGGGATTATGTGAACAACTGGGCGAAATGTGATATTCTTTGCAATCACACACTGGGTTCGTTCATCGAAATGTATCCTCAATACATTGGATCGCTCAAGACCTGGGCAGGTTCAGATAATCGCTGGTTCAGGCGTGCTGCTGCTGTTACACTGATCTTGCCTGCCCGCAGAGGAGATCTTCTGGATGATGTTCTGGAGATTGCCGATCTGTTATTAACAGATAAAGATGATCTGGTCCAAAAAGGGTATGGGTGGATGCTCAAAGAGGCTAGCAGAAAACATCTGAATGAAATATTCGACTACGTCATGCGAAATAAGGAAAATATGCCTCGTACAGCGCTTAGATATGCGATCGAGAAATTCCCGGAAGAACTAAGGAAGAGTGCTATGGAAAAAGAAATGAAAAAAATAAACTCAAAGTCCTAA
- a CDS encoding glutaredoxin family protein codes for MTLIELYYSDICMNCHYVRNQIIEVLPEGVMFKEINVTSLEGVMFKEINVTSLEGAERAKQLGIEEVPTITINGEVVFIGRVEKDEIQEELEGFL; via the coding sequence ATGACATTAATCGAACTGTATTATTCCGATATTTGCATGAACTGCCATTATGTCAGGAACCAGATAATAGAAGTTCTCCCTGAAGGTGTTATGTTCAAGGAAATAAACGTAACAAGCCTGGAAGGTGTTATGTTCAAGGAAATAAACGTAACAAGCCTGGAAGGTGCTGAAAGAGCAAAGCAACTCGGGATAGAAGAAGTGCCTACTATCACTATTAATGGGGAAGTCGTGTTTATCGGACGAGTGGAAAAGGACGAGATACAAGAGGAACTTGAAGGCTTCCTTTGA